One window of the Staphylococcus equorum genome contains the following:
- the mutM gene encoding bifunctional DNA-formamidopyrimidine glycosylase/DNA-(apurinic or apyrimidinic site) lyase, translated as MPELPEVEHVKRGIKPFVKGQTIESVTFSDKVHEGKANQRETIIKGLELDTFRRFTEHFTISDIDRRSKYIVFYLEKNGEERILISHLGMAGGFFVVDKIEDISVPNYRKHWHVIFKLNNDKLLVYSDIRRFGEIRNVPSFEAYPSFLEIAPEPFDEEAMPHYLSWFNKKLYQNKPIKQMILDHRVISGCGNIYACEALFRAGIHPARLSKELNNQEREILFYYVRDVLEAGIKYGGTSISDYRHADGSTGTMQLHLNVYKQKICKVCGSDIETQVIATRNSHFCATCQK; from the coding sequence TTGCCTGAATTACCAGAAGTAGAACATGTGAAAAGAGGTATTAAGCCTTTTGTTAAAGGACAAACAATTGAATCAGTTACTTTTTCTGACAAAGTGCATGAAGGTAAAGCAAACCAACGTGAGACGATAATTAAAGGTTTAGAATTAGATACGTTCAGACGCTTTACTGAGCATTTTACAATTAGTGATATAGATAGACGAAGTAAGTATATCGTTTTCTACTTAGAGAAAAACGGTGAAGAAAGAATACTTATTAGCCATCTAGGTATGGCTGGTGGTTTCTTTGTGGTCGATAAGATAGAGGATATTAGTGTTCCAAATTATCGTAAACATTGGCATGTTATATTTAAATTAAATAATGATAAGTTGCTTGTCTATTCTGATATTCGCCGCTTCGGTGAAATTAGAAATGTGCCATCATTTGAGGCGTATCCCTCATTTTTAGAAATTGCTCCAGAACCATTTGATGAAGAAGCAATGCCACATTATTTATCATGGTTTAATAAAAAACTTTACCAAAACAAGCCTATTAAGCAAATGATTTTAGATCATCGGGTCATTTCCGGCTGTGGTAACATTTATGCGTGTGAAGCGCTTTTTAGAGCAGGTATCCATCCAGCGCGTCTATCAAAAGAGTTGAATAATCAAGAACGAGAAATATTATTTTATTATGTTCGAGATGTATTAGAAGCGGGTATAAAATATGGTGGAACGAGCATATCTGATTATCGTCATGCAGACGGTAGTACAGGTACGATGCAATTACATCTTAATGTTTATAAACAAAAGATATGTAAAGTGTGTGGAAGTGATATTGAAACTCAAGTTATTGCAACGAGAAATAGTCATTTCTGCGCTACATGTCAAAAATAA
- the nrdR gene encoding transcriptional regulator NrdR, which translates to MKCPKCNSTHSRVVDSRHADEVNAIRRRRECEKCSTRFTTFEHIEKRPLIVVKKDGTREQFSREKILNGLVRSCEKRPVRYQQLEDITNNVEWKLRDEGHAEISSSEIGEHVMNLLMHVDQVSYVRFASVYKEFKDVDQLLQSMQGILAGNKRSDS; encoded by the coding sequence ATGAAATGCCCGAAATGTAATTCGACTCATTCTCGTGTTGTAGACTCTAGACATGCAGATGAAGTTAATGCGATTCGACGAAGAAGAGAATGTGAAAAGTGTAGTACGAGATTCACAACTTTTGAACATATAGAAAAAAGACCACTCATTGTAGTAAAAAAAGATGGTACGCGAGAACAATTTTCACGTGAAAAGATTTTAAATGGATTGGTGCGTTCATGTGAAAAAAGACCAGTCCGTTATCAACAATTAGAAGATATTACGAATAATGTTGAATGGAAGTTACGTGATGAAGGACATGCAGAAATTTCTTCAAGTGAAATTGGAGAGCATGTAATGAATTTACTTATGCACGTAGACCAAGTGTCGTATGTAAGATTTGCATCTGTATATAAAGAGTTTAAGGATGTAGATCAACTATTACAATCTATGCAAGGTATTTTAGCTGGAAATAAACGGAGTGATTCTTAA
- the coaE gene encoding dephospho-CoA kinase (Dephospho-CoA kinase (CoaE) performs the final step in coenzyme A biosynthesis.), whose amino-acid sequence MPKVIGLTGGIASGKSSVSELLTVHGFKVVDADVASRQAVEKGTKGLEQVKEAFGEEAIDEDGNMNRSYVGDVIFNHPEKRLELNEIIHPIVRDIMEEEKEAYLEQGYNVIMDIPLLFENDLQDTVDEVWLVYTSESIQIDRLMERNNLSMEDAKARVYSQISIDKKRRMADREIDNRDTKLELKQNLERMLVEEGYIHNNTEEEAQ is encoded by the coding sequence ATGCCAAAGGTTATAGGACTAACAGGTGGTATCGCATCAGGTAAATCCAGTGTTTCGGAATTATTAACCGTACATGGTTTTAAAGTCGTAGATGCAGATGTTGCATCACGCCAAGCAGTAGAAAAAGGTACCAAAGGACTAGAACAAGTTAAAGAAGCATTTGGAGAAGAAGCGATAGATGAAGATGGCAATATGAATCGATCATATGTAGGAGATGTCATATTTAATCATCCAGAGAAAAGATTGGAATTAAATGAAATTATTCATCCTATTGTTAGAGACATCATGGAAGAAGAAAAAGAAGCTTATCTTGAGCAAGGCTATAATGTCATTATGGATATTCCGTTATTATTTGAAAATGACTTACAAGATACAGTGGATGAGGTTTGGTTAGTATACACTTCTGAAAGTATTCAAATTGATAGATTGATGGAACGTAATAATTTATCAATGGAAGATGCGAAAGCACGTGTTTATAGTCAAATTTCAATCGATAAAAAACGTAGAATGGCGGATCGTGAAATTGATAACCGTGATACGAAATTAGAATTGAAGCAGAACTTAGAAAGAATGCTTGTAGAAGAAGGCTATATTCACAACAATACTGAAGAAGAAGCGCAGTAA
- the gap gene encoding type I glyceraldehyde-3-phosphate dehydrogenase gives MTTNIAINGMGRIGRMVLRIALKNKDLNVVAINASYPPETIAHLINYDTTHGAYDLKVEPIENGVKVDNHEIKLVAERNPEHLPWETLNIDIVIEATGKFNHGDKAVAHINAGAKKVLLTGPSKGGEVQMIVKGVNNKQLDIEQYDIFSNASCTTNCIGPVAKVLNDQFGIQNGLMTTVHAITNDQNNIDNPHKDLRRARSCNESIIPTSTGAAKALTEVLPELDGKLHGMALRVPTKNVSLVDLVVDLDTNVTAEQVNQAFKDNDLGGVIATEDAPLVSMDFNTNPHSAIIDTQSTMIMGDNKVKVIAWYDNEWGYSNRVVDVAEQIGQLLKNDVGAVTN, from the coding sequence ATGACGACAAATATTGCAATTAATGGAATGGGTAGAATAGGAAGGATGGTATTAAGAATCGCTTTGAAAAATAAGGATTTAAATGTAGTAGCAATTAATGCGAGCTACCCACCTGAAACGATTGCCCACCTAATTAATTATGATACAACTCATGGTGCTTACGATTTAAAAGTAGAGCCTATAGAAAATGGGGTCAAAGTCGATAACCATGAGATTAAGCTTGTAGCAGAAAGAAATCCTGAGCACTTACCTTGGGAAACGCTAAACATCGATATCGTTATTGAGGCTACCGGAAAATTCAATCATGGAGATAAAGCTGTTGCACATATTAATGCAGGTGCTAAAAAAGTATTGCTCACGGGTCCATCTAAAGGTGGAGAAGTCCAAATGATTGTCAAAGGTGTTAATAATAAACAATTAGACATTGAACAGTATGACATATTTAGCAATGCTTCATGTACGACTAACTGTATTGGTCCGGTTGCTAAAGTATTAAATGATCAATTTGGTATACAAAATGGTTTGATGACAACGGTTCATGCCATTACGAATGATCAAAATAATATAGATAATCCGCATAAAGATTTAAGACGTGCGCGTTCTTGTAATGAAAGTATTATTCCAACTTCAACAGGTGCTGCAAAGGCATTAACAGAAGTACTACCTGAATTAGATGGTAAATTACATGGTATGGCATTAAGAGTGCCAACGAAGAATGTTTCATTAGTAGATTTAGTCGTTGATTTAGACACGAATGTAACGGCTGAACAAGTCAATCAAGCATTTAAAGATAATGACTTAGGTGGTGTGATTGCAACAGAAGATGCACCTTTAGTATCTATGGACTTTAATACAAATCCACATTCAGCAATTATTGATACACAAAGCACAATGATTATGGGTGACAATAAAGTCAAAGTAATCGCTTGGTATGATAACGAATGGGGCTATTCAAATAGAGTTGTAGATGTGGCTGAACAAATAGGTCAATTACTCAAAAATGATGTTGGCGCTGTCACAAATTAA